The genomic region agtttattttcaagttgtaacttaatattagttttaaagttcatgtatctgttagatctaagaccttgatgtaacttaggttcatcaaacttcatacaactcttaagtgagttgtgctacatgtcttagacctacacttgtgtcataatagtcaaaacttggttaatattacttttacatttcttgtatgtgttgaatctaagactttgatgtaactttggttcatcaaaacacttgcaacacttaagtgagttgtgcttcatgtcttagacttacacttgggttatgatggtcaaaccttggtgaaaataatgcaaacacatcaacgagttgtacacttgaagctatatgcatcaaggatgagaaccatgataagcatcgagcaccaagaaccaccggaacctactgaccctactgttttactgtttctgtgtctgacccgtatgacctaggctactgtaaagatgattttcagatatctctgttcgattagataacatTTCATATAGggcttgtcttaatccgagttacggtttaggatttatggccctccgatcgtcactatgtccatttagcgttgtgctgaaaattatgacctactcgcacttagaccgtcgccacggtcaaacgaagacgagtttgcttctgtaatttttaccacaactaaaggactcatatacggagccatgtccactggtctcaccttatttcactaGGTatggaggccgtggtgactgaccgaactcagcctttgttttaaactctttccatgaacgaaacttactttacaccttttgtttaatgatgaatgatgatgacccttaagaccttatttaaatacttttaaacctattcggacgatttactgacttagtaccatttgacttaggttgaggactttccggacctacgtacttgcttatttcccgactcgactttaccgctactttatcattgtgagttatagcatttcctttttactttaacttattttgggaactgagaatacatgcggattttatgttttacatactaggcacgagtacttaaacttatatatgtgtgggttatacaacggcataaacattccctttagctcggtaacgtttaatcattggtttttgaaccgtgaacgcgaatcttagatatggatccatagggtttgacatccccactcgggctagtcgcgctagcagtcaacgagtgtttaatacttcgtaaacatacgcacttgccaagtgtactttcagggggtgatatattattaaacgttaagttagttaccgagtgcccacggttgagcatatacttaaacatactgatttggattactgttttgaaacgctctttatagcactgaaatctcgtggcctaccttacattactgttatacttaaactatagctcaccaacatccgtgttgacgttttaagcatgtttttctcaggtgcttaaggtttgcttgcttccgctgtactagtcatgctttgtagacacccgctgcgcttattagagatgtcaccgcatgaaacgctattttgcattcaaacatgatacttttgaaatgatatatttgtaacgacctatgggtcacatactattacttatgcttgctattcgtagaagcataccttgggttgttaaacatttgatgttggatAAGACATCACTttcattatgaatgcaaactcttttgaaacagcatatagtacttaaccttgtaatgatcctgttgttgatggtccgtataagatgatttagtacggggcatcacaataagccctttaactcagcgcgtgaacggcacgcagccacgtcagcacacgccactgacattccggatacttcacgtaacagaaccattcagtgattgacacgtgtatcccgtgaatttcggacattctgcgcttataaatagaccccctgggtcaccacatttcacatcattctgatatgaacttcagtcagagagaaatacactttctctctcacacagttctttttcACTCTAAAtatacattagccgcttagcagcaacaCGCTATACGGATCAATTCCAGATTGATCCTCAGATAGATTGAGGCCACCCCATGGATCATCCATCACTGTTGCGGGTCTGCGGAGataatttctcgagggcaaacaacaatcaacattatacgccacacgttgagcagctattgtcttgtactggtaccttacagccgctatacggaaaatcgtaccaacaaatgGCGCCACCCGTTTCAAAGACCAGCAAAAACACCAAGAACGCGAAGACAACTGAAATAACCTCATCAAAAACAACACTCGAACCAGTTGAtgaaaacatcattgaaaatatacCATTGGATCAATTAACTCTTGAAGAGACTTCAATTGAGGAAGAAGATCATTTGCACATTGGTACAGCAAatgatcaagttcatgaaaccatacAACGATTGAGAAAACCATTAATGGGGAGTTCTAGTGCAGGAATGTGGAAAGCCAGGCGAGGAACACATAATGTTTCTTTCAAGAAGACATCTGATGTGAATGTTAAGCACAACAGCAAAGGGAAATCAATTTTCAAATCACAATTGTTTAAGCTATTCAATTAGTTGAATGCTTTAGTTGATGATACTGAGAATCAACGCAGTAATGAAGGTTTTCTGGAAGATGATTGGAATTGTGAAGAAGAAGATGAGCAGTTCTTTATGACTGAGGAAATGGCAGGAAAGTTACTGGATGGAATTTTGACTAAAACAGCACCATCACGATTTAAGCAGAAATTGGCACAACCAGCCATCCGTGCAACAGCTGtggataatttgtttgctttgattactggagatgaagctatcaaaccgccatcaatggcagagtcaacacagtgttttatccctcgaattgcaaattatccattaccaagaaatttgggaattccatctatcggtgtttatgatggtacaacagatccagaAGACTTTCTCGCCATGTTTGAAGGCGTCATGCGATtacagcattgggaggatgaaactgcatgtcatatgtttccaatggtactgcagaaaatggcaagagagtggtttgctagtttgccaccaaggagtattaccagttttcttgatttaagGGTAAAGTTTGTGATGCAGTATCAAAGTTTGAGAAGCTGCACGTtatcacatcttgatgcacatgaaataACAATGCATCAGAACGAATCATTGAGTgatttcatgaagcgttatacCATTGAATGTCAAAAAATACCAGACATAGCAGAATCTCAGCTTGTTTCAGGGTTTATATTTTGTCTCGATCAGCGACGTTTTGCACGATTAATTCATGCTTTGCGTTATGATgttccaaaaacattgcatcaggcatTAGTTATTGCTCAGAAACACTTGAGATCAGGAgaaatgggatatccaagagtggaTAATTATCAAAGAAACTTTAGGCAGCAAGGCGGAGAACGGAACAGGAATGACAACTATCAGAGGCAACGTGGTTATGACAACAACTACCAGAAACAGCAGCACGGTTGGAGGGGGAATAATCATACAAATGACAATTATCACCATCGAAAGCCATTAGACAGGCATCCACTTATCATGGCATTAACCAAAACTCCAAAAGAAATCTTGTTCACGAAACCTATTAAGGAAACCTTTCACCCTCCACCACCAATGGAAGAGCGTCAGGGACCACAGAGTGACAAGTGGTGTGACTTCCATGAAGCATATGGACATGACACTGATAATTGCAAGTCGTTAATGAGAGAGATCATTGCAAAGATTAAGGCTGGAGAGTTGAATCACCTTTTACCAGGAAAAAAGTATCGGCGAAATGATCCAAACAAGCATTTTGCTTGGCAGAGAAAAGTGCGTCACGGTGGACGGCGTGATTGGAACAGAAGGGAAGAAAGAAATGACGAAAGGAATCCAACTCCTGAAATGCACATCAAAGTTATATGGAATGAGGTGGAGGAAAATGAAACAGACGGAGAACGCAGGACGGAGAactggatgtatgctccaatcatatttcacACCATCCCAAATTGGCGTCTATTAGAAGAGCCTGTGGTAATCTCAGCAGTAATTGCAAACAAAAGCATCACTCGAATCTATACTGACACAGGTAGTGAGGCAGATATTTTATATTTGCATTGTTTTAAAGATTATCCGTTCAGCGTGAAGGATAGGCTTCGCTACACGAACTTGAAGATTGTTGGCATCACGGGCGAATTAATGAGGGCAGTTGTTAAAGTGAAACTGGATGTAACATTGGGAACGCACCCTTTAGTCCGAacagaaattgtggactttacAGTTCTTGATAGCAGATCAAGATTCAATGCATTGTTTGGTAGGCGAACTCTTCGCAAATTTGGAGCAACTACTTCTACACTGCATGCAGAATTGCGTTTCCCAACGCCAAATAGTGTAGCAGTGATACACTCTGAATACGTTGGACCGGCAAGGGAAAGATCAGTTGTTTATGAAGCTCAGGGGAATTTTGTTAGAGGGGAATCGCCGAGGCAGTTATTCAGTAGAAATGATGTAAACGGGTATTTCAAACCACCCAAAATGTGGGGACATTAAATGCAATACGCTGCACGGAAGACGGTATAAAAACATGCATCATGCAGAGCAGTCTTTtccatgtttttaatttttctcaGTTCAGACAACAGCACAATACACTTTTTGTAGTTTTCTAATTGGGATTGATCACCCCACATGAAGATGTTGCACAAAATGTTGTATGTGCGGCAATCGAATATCGATAAAATTTTAATCTTTCTTACGCACAGCGttacgcgttacgaatgtaaagCATAGCATTCATTCCTTcccacataaggcaaggcatttttatgcccctgatggtagaggctcttgtgtcagcattatagacacaagggatcggctagcgtaaagtgtttacttcgctagagggcaccgaggcaaaactaaagatctcataatgtcatgacatacagaatgatttatcacaacggcataaatccatttatatcttgaaaacagaaaaaattaaatacaagtgtattttgTAAGCCGCATAACGCCTGAGCGCAACGCGCTAAACGGAACACTATTAATTCCATAAACAGAATTTCTTCTAACAGATTTagcaatatatataacatatacatagTATAACGACATTATGATTCATTCATATCCTACTTCCAAAATAGTTGGAGAATTCTCAATGTTTCTTTATAAAACAAGTGCTCTATTGCCGAATGGAGAACGGATAACATGTTTGATATATTCATTAAACAACAATAagcaaagttatatatgttttgctACATGAAGCTACAAATCAGGTATACAATTTTAATAGCCTGTATACATAATACCATTTAGGTAGCAGTACACCTCTGATTCATCAAGAGGAATTATGCATTACGGACAGTGGATGATGGATGACAGTTCAATTCATGAACAGTGTCAAAAATCAGTTTAAAGCAAAAAGCATTTCATATGATATGATATATGAAGTCTAAGCTTTATAGAAGCTTGCAATGGTTAAACACATATAGCAGTTATATGTTAATCATGAGAAGCAACAAGAAAATGCCAACATTAACCAAAAGGACTGAATATATAATATCAGTATACAGAAGTTACATATGGTATTACAGATTAATTGGTAATGGGCACATCTAAAATATCCTTAACGGATACATCTTCCCTAGCACAAATCTCTTCTACAGAATTAATCTTCAAAGAAGTTACTTCATCCATGGCCACCTGCAGTTTAGTACCAGCATCTGGTTTGATAAATTTTGCAATTGCAGCTGGTAAAGGGTCAGGCCTCACAGGAAGATCATTTAAAATCTCTTTCATTGCTTCTAAAAGATCATTTTCTGTAGATGCCACCAGATATCTATCAAACGTCTGACCAACAAGTGAAGAGCTCAACACCCTTTGAACTAGAGCAGGGATACCagcctttaaatcaataaaattcttttcagcatcagcagcagcagCAATCTTTTCCTCCAACAACTGATTTTTCTCCTCCAGCAACTTCTTCAACTATTCATTATTCTTCAATAGCTTATCATTTTCTTCCATGAATTTCTCTTTCTCCACCCTCTATGACACACATTTTTCTTCCACCACCTGCAACAagtcatccttcttcttcacagcaTCCTCTGCAGTCTTCAATTTTGAATTTGCGTCCCCCAAATCAACCTCAAGCCTCTTTACCTTGGCAGTATTATGTACAGCATTGGCAACGATAGTTTCTTGAGCTTTTTGTATTTTCAGATCATGAATCACATGTTGATTCAAAAGCACCAATGCTGCAGCAGTAGATTGATAGCTTTGTTTATGTGTCATGGTGGACAGGGAAGAAGATAAATCAGTAATTGTATTTGCCTGCAACGAGTACAATAGTTATGATAAGAAAACAATTACCAGAGAAATAGTGTTATTGGTTCATAAATTTTATAAGGGTTACCTTCAATAACTCAGCAAAACTATCAAGATTTATTGATAGGATCATCAAGGAAAGCCTGCAGACCGCCTAGTGGTACAGGTGGTTGGGTAGATGCAGATGATTGTGTGGTGTCAGTACCTCTAGGGGTACGCAGAATGTTGAAAGGAGGAGTCTCAAAAGAATTATCATGATCAGTCTCTTTATCATTGTCATCATCACTATCATCTTCTTCAACCTCAGCAAATTCAGTAATATTACCACCAGCAGTGGTTTCATCATCATGCTCCTTCTGAAGAATCAATCATGTGATAAACAAAGACAAATAAGTATACTGTGAACTTCAAAAGTGAAATAAAAGAACAATATAAATATGCAACATACTTCTCTTCTTTGGTTTTTCAGTAGCCTCACTCATTGGGCGCTTCCCAGCGCGTTTTGAACTCTTGTCAGCCTTCTTGGCGCTGGACGGTTCAGGAGTACCTTCAATAATCTCAACATCAGGAGATGGTTGAGCAGTACCACCATCTCCACCATCAATAGGCCGCTCTGGGCTTTTCAATTGTCGTTCAAATTCACCATTTTTGGCTTTCTCGGCCTCAAGTTTAGCAGGGGTTTTGGGACGTTCAGCAACAACAAGtggatctaggttggttttcttaAAAGTCCTGTACACCTGCATCTCTCCTTCTGCAATAGTACAGAATACAAGAATATGACAAAATATATAAGAATACATACGATTTATGATAGCAAAGTATATGCACAGAATATTAATTAAAATGCCTACCAAGGCCTTCCCAACGCAGCACAAGCATATATCCAATACGCCAGTTTTCACTCATCCCACAGAGAACTAAGATGGCTTCATTATCATTATATGACCTTTGGGGAAGCTTCAGTGCTTTCCAATCTTCAACGGTTGCCTTTTCATCCTCAGATAAAGTGATGGATTTACTAATTCCTATTTCTGTTTTCCTCCATTCACGAACACTAGCCCAAGCATCATTAATGACCCTTTCATTAACAAAAAAGTACGAGTCTTTCCAGTTTTTGAGGGAAGTTTCCTTCACACCAGTAAAAGCCTTATTTGGCTTGCAGTCAAATGTATACCAGCATTAACTAAACGAGTTCTAAACAGTTCGTGGAATATATTTACATTTGGTACTTCTTCCACACAATTACAATACATTTCAAACAGAATAATTTTTTGTAACCCTAACGGATGAATTTGACTAAGACCTATTCCATAATGGGCAAGAAGTTTTTGAAGAAAAGCAGAAAGGGGTATACGAAGATTTCCTATAGTTAATTGAAGTTTATAAAGCGTGATCATCTTCTTAGGAGGTTTATTGGCCCTATCGCTTGAAGAAGGAACTATAGGATTTAACAATCTAAGGTTTATGTTCTATACACAATTGGTCTATTTCAGCCTCCGTAATGCTTGACGGTATAGTGCTAACGTCACGATTGTCCCTTTGAGAGGAagtgctgctggattcggccatggtagtatgCAAAATAAAAGAAATACAAGCAGAAGAGAGAGATAAGTGGTAACTGACCTTGCACTTATCAAATTATTAACGTAAGTAATTGCAGATATCTTCGGCACAAATAGTTGATTTTCGGAAAAGAAAAAAGGAAAGGGGGACGAATTATTTATAGTCAAGCAAATGGAAAATCAATGGACAAAATTGATACACGTGTATGGATCAGATCAATTGAACAAAGCaatttaaatttgaaaataaatcaaaaagaTTTTGGGAGAAAATTCATAATTGAAACTGTAACGTCAGAGCAGAAAAtcagacggctacagcagttttgtgtcttcgagaAAAAAGGTATTACTTATTTTTTTAGTTTactgactttattttttacaaaaataaagacattaaactgggggggacttaatggtatatcctaggggatacacgcataaaaacatcatttttatacagaaaaatcgatcaaagagcacaaaagATAATTAAATTTGGCGGTTTTCAGTATTCGCCGCCCAGCGCACAGCAGGCCGCCCAgcatcaagcgtaagccctgcaggcagcttccatgcgtaagccctttaactcagcgcatGAACGGCACACAGCCACGTCAGCAgacgccaccgacattccggatacttcacgtaacagaaccattcagtgattgacacgtgtatctcgTGAATTTCGGTCATtctgcgcctataaatagaccccctgggtcaccacatttcacatcattctaatctgaacttcagtcagagagaaatacactttctctctcacacagttctttctcactctaaacatacattagccgcttagcagcaacaCGCTATACGGATCAATTCCAGATTGATCCTTAGATTgtttgaggccaccccacggatcatccatccgtgttccgggtctgcagagataatttctcgagggcaaacaacaatcaacattatacgccacacgctgagcagctattgtcttgtattggttacttacagccgctatacggaaaatcgtaccaacaaatgTCAACAtataaacaattaaaaaaaataaaaacaattacGGCGTTATCAGTAGCTTAATAGTACTGTTACAATAGGCATAGATTCTGATGATTTGGTCCCTGATTTGGTTACAAATGGCCGAGTGATCTCCTCTGATGCGTCTCGATTAGGTGATAACAGGGATGAATGTGTTAGAGATTCTAGGCCGGTTGTTTCAGGCCCATTAAGCGCTGGACCAAGTGTTTGTGATCCTAAAGGTAATCACGAGGGCCTTGAAAAGAGCCCAATTTGTTTTGGGTCCCTGATTGATCGACTAGTAAAAAGCCTATTGTTTTGCGTCCAAATTTGACAAATCCATTAGTAAAAAGCCTATTGTTTCGAATCCTTGTGGTAACATCGTTGGCGGGTCTCTAGTGGCTTTCAACAAGATTATGGATAATATGGAAGGAGTTCATGAAGGGATCATCACTAATTCTAGAGAACCGCCCCCTGATTCGATTCGTGCTAAGAAGTCGAGAAAGGATTCTAAAAAAATAACTCACGACGAGGAATTGGAGGTGTTCGGCGATTTCATCAAAGACGCTCGAGAGTATTGTTGGTTGgattggattttatcttttccggtATGTATTgtttgtgtttttcgtgttttgtaGGTCTTTAATTTAGTTTTGTTTTGATGAGCTTTGAATAGGTTTGTTTAGTTATGCTCGGGTCTTTTGGTTTGTAAGTTTCTTGGAGGTTCCATCTTTCCGATGACCCTTCTTGTTTTATAAAGTTTATCTgtttttcgtaaaaaaaaaaaaaaaaaaaaaaaaaaaaaaaaaaaaacatagatTGCTTGCATGTCTTTGCAGTTATTTAATAAGACCATGTTTAAGTGTAAATGTAGGCTATTGATAATGACATTTGTTTTATTTTCAATTAGTTTAGTACCCGTGAATTCGCAGAATTATAAAAGAAATTTTGTTTTAAGGGAGTAACACATTTAAAAAACTATATCTTTCTTTTATTATAATTACATTACATGGTCCAACAAATAAGCGTTGGGTAGTGACCAAAGTTAAGTTGAATATTTCTATAGTGTAAAATTAACAATCATAAATAATGATGAAATTGTTATTAATGATCCAACTATCCGTCTATCCAAGTACTCCAACGGGCTTCATTATATAGGGGATTTGGTGTAAAAAGAGGAAAAACCTCATGTTTCGCTGCAAGTGATTTTGGTCGGTTAATTGAAAGTGCGATTTCGGCCAGTTAAAGATCGGTTAATTATGCGATTTGCTACGGGGTGGTCTTCGAACGGAAAAAATAAAGGGATGAAAAGGGGAAAAAAAAAGGACGGGTTACGCACAGGGGCGATTTTTAATGGGGACAGGCGGGGGCAGCCGCCCCCAGTGAATTTttaattttcagtgtaaaatttttggatttttcgactttgcccccagtggatttttttttttttgccccaaaacctacatattttgccccaaaacctttaaattttgcccaaaaatcttcaaattttaccccaaaaccttcaaattttgtccacaaatgttaaaattttgccccaaaacctccataatttgcttaaaaacctccattttttgcaccaaaatctccatattttgcccaaaaaattgccatgattttaatttttttttttttgcccccggtgacttGGAATCCTTGTACCGCCACTGGTTACGCAGCAACATAAGCCACAAAAACGATTATAAAACTGTATGTCGTCACCAAAACTTCGAAAACAACATGACTGATGTAAATTAATAATATCTAACATGAAATACGCAAGTGTGTCAGAGTACAATATAAGTACCAGTTGCATGGATAAAAAAGATACATCAAGTACATTCGATGGTGTACACCTTAAGTTACAAAATTCACATGTTCTATTTAGTTGTTAGACGATGTTTTTTTTAAACAATTGAACTATCTTTGTACATGTTCTAGCAGTAGCATATTAATAGCCATGTGGTTGCTTGctaaaacactctatttttttcaATGTAGTCATCAGTCCTTCCTCTTCTTTGATACAACAGTGATATCAATTGTAATCTTTGAATAAAACTGATAGCAAAGCTGGAAATTAGAAACATTGGCAGCGATTAATAAGTTATGAATGGCTGCATTAGATGGACAGTGAAAATTAAGTATAGACGCGGGTGTATAATGTATTCAAGTGTAGACATACATACACGCATATGTCAATATAGTCCAACAAACATGTATAGAGATGTAATATCAGTCAAACAATCAGTTTAAGCCATCAAAAGTTACTATATGTTCAGAACTACTACTGAATTAACTAAAAGTTTGATATCTACATAAAAAAAAAGTAGGGAAGTGTAACTGAATGACAGTTGCTATTATTTTAGGAACATAAGTCAAGATTTTTAAGTATAACTTAGCTTTAAATGAACAAAATGTCAGCTAAAGCAAATCAATATCGATCACATATGTAAAGAAATTAATGTTAGCTTCTATGGTGACTAATCTTATATGTAAAGAAATAACCGGTTTTATCTTTTTCCTTAAGCCTATGAGTTGTATACCTGTTACAAACTTCGTTGTTGCTGTCGTCCTAACTTTTATGTACTATAAATCTATACTCTCGAACATTGTGACTCTTCCAAACCACAACGAAGTGGGTTTTGTAACGACTGTCAAAATTTCTTATACATCGTAAATCAAACCTTCACAGTCATATGTAGCCTATCACTCACATTTTAACGCTCTTAATTAACCACCACTGTAACTTAAAGCAAATAGGTTAAGCCAAATTGACTCACAATCCCTCATCTACAATAACAGCTAACCGCCTTTTCATTCATTGTATGAAATAAAGAATCATGGTGCACTCCTTGACAAACCTCGTAAGTTCATTATTCAATTTATCAACATTGTGAGACATTGAGGTAAATTTCTACATTTCAATAACACTACACACGTGTGATGTGTGATTTCTATAAAGACGGTCGCAAAGCCTATTATAAAATATTGACTCAACTCCTCGACCTAACACATAAAAAAGAATACCAAAAACAGCAGAAAATGCTACAGATACTATAAAAATATTGCCTACTGGTCTACGGGTCAACACAAATAATGAATACACGTTTGGCCTGAAGCGTTTGTAAGTTGTGACCCGTTACATAACTAAACCCTTTTTACCACCTTTAATCATTCTCCATTTTGGATATTTAAGTAGTGATTGTTTGAACTACTTGCAGATACAATTATAAAATATcagacacaaaactaataaaaaatATATTGCCAAACCTGACAGCCGTGTGCATTTTGTGCTGCAACAGAGTTACGTAATCTTACGTAAAGCCTCATATATTATTTCTACCAGTGGTTTCAGGTCAAACACATTCCTTTCTAAAAAACAACTACAAAGAAGATAACATGCTTTCATAAGAGAAGCAAGAACACAATATTAGATCCAAAAACAGGAAAGCAAATAGATACATACGTTCAAACAAGTGGAAGTAAACATTCATACTAGTAAAACCAATGTCAGCTTAATAGTCATTTTAAGCCCCAAAGTCAATCAGGTTTGGATGAAAATAGTAGATCAAACATGGCAACCACATATTCTCTATCTACATAGTTGCAACAACTAAGACAATTAATCGCACTGTTAAAACCACACGGAATCACTTGAATCCACTCGAGACGACCCGAAAACCAATTAGTACTGCCTGCAAACCAAGTATGAAAGATTAGGGTAATGAGATTACAAAATATCAAGTATGAAAAAAGTTACaaagaaacaaaataaaaaaataaaaaaaaataaaaaaaaaagtcatATAGTATTTCTAGTACCAGTTTGGTTTCAGCTCAAGTTCACACTCCCATTCATCCCATTCATCCGATGCGTCAAGAAACATAGTTATGCATGAATCTGTTAAAACTTCCCACTTTCCATTATTAACAGGATTCTTGAATTCGATATCTTTTAGGTTACATGTCTTCTTTACCATTATTCCAACTTTAACGTGCTCGAAGAAGTCACGAAACCAATTCTTAGAACCTTTAATACTAGTCCCACAATAAATGGTTAAGTATTTGGGGTGGCAAATCGTAAGAAGTTTAAATAACATTTTAGGCTCTTTGTGTGACTTTGTAATACAAGTTAATTGTTGCACGTTTGTAGACGGAATTGGGAACCTAATTTCCCCATCATCATCAACATCGTTGTTCACCTCCTTTTTATAACATACTATTTTTATATCAAACTTGCTTGATATGTCGAGTAATTCCCTCATCCTAAGGTAGAAAGAATGATCAACAGGGTCCCACAAATCTAGTTCAAGATTGATATATTCAGGAACATAACTAGATGGAAACAGGAGACTAGGTATTGTTTTGCCATTGTAACTCAATTGATGCAACTTTGGAGCATAAACTTGTATGTCAACCGACCTGATATTTTCAGAAACACGATTTAGGAAGGTCATTCTTTTCAATGAAGAACTTGTAAAATCCAACCTTTCAACAGTCCAGCCTCTAGTTTTAAGGTTCAAAATCTCGAGAAAAGGTAATTTTGATTTGATCATGTCCAAAAATGCATAATCTATTATCACACTATGTAATGATAATTCAGTCACGCTTGCTAATGATGCCATGTTGAATGTCTTTATAGGTTTACGATCATTTGAATAGTTAAACGAGCGTTGATCATAAACATCATCAGTTTTCAAAACAAACAAGCGAAGATTAGGGACATCATCAATTTTCAAAACATCAAATGGTATTTTTGTCTCTAACTTTAATTCTCGAAGATAACGAAGATTTCTTACCTTAACTGTCTCAAATTTTTGGTAAAATGATAGGTGTATTTTCTC from Rutidosis leptorrhynchoides isolate AG116_Rl617_1_P2 chromosome 9, CSIRO_AGI_Rlap_v1, whole genome shotgun sequence harbors:
- the LOC139867629 gene encoding uncharacterized protein gives rise to the protein MASLASVTELSLHSVIIDYAFLDMIKSKLPFLEILNLKTRGWTVERLDFTSSSLKRMTFLNRVSENIRSVDIQVYAPKLHQLSYNGKTIPSLLFPSSYVPEYINLELDLWDPVDHSFYLRMRELLDISSKFDIKIVCYKKEVNNDVDDDGEIRFPIPSTNVQQLTCITKSHKEPKMLFKLLTICHPKYLTIYCGTSIKGSKNWFRDFFEHVKVGIMVKKTCNLKDIEFKNPVNNGKWEVLTDSCITMFLDASDEWDEWECELELKPNWQY